The following are encoded in a window of Sminthopsis crassicaudata isolate SCR6 chromosome 5, ASM4859323v1, whole genome shotgun sequence genomic DNA:
- the NRIP2 gene encoding nuclear receptor-interacting protein 2 translates to MSAPGQKAERRDGTMGGSEHETELRDRAHLSQERRLKQATQFVHKDSADLLPLDSLKRLGTSKDLQPHSVIQRRLMEGNLDQFLGESSLVWGQVHGAESTRKPSRKETPALLVHCKCRDQILRVAVDTGTQHNQISARCLSRLGLGEGTLTAPSGKKASGPLTHVEQLELQLGQETVACSAQVVDDESPEFCLGLQTLVSLKCCIDLEHGVLRLRSPCPELPFLPFHQEPGQ, encoded by the exons ATGAGCGCTCCTGGACAGAAGGCTGAAAGGAGAGATGGGACCATGGGCGGGAGCGAGCACGAGACGGAATTACGGGACAGAGCCCACCTGAGCCAGGAGCGGAGGCTCAAACAGGCTACCCAGTTCGTCCACAAGGACTCCGCTGACCTCCTCCCGCTGGACAGTCTCAAGAGGCTTGGCACCTCCAAGGACCTG CAGCCACACAGTGTGATCCAGCGTCGCCTGATGGAAGGGAATCTGGACCAGTTTCTCGGGGAGTCCTCCTTGGTTTGGGGCCAAGTTCATGGAGCAGAGAGTACTAGAAAGCCCAGCAGAAAGGAGACCCCGGCTCTTCTTGTCCACTGTAAG TGCCGGGACCAGATATTAAGAGTGGCAGTGGATACAGGTACCCAACACAACCAAATCTCTGCCAGATGCCTCAGTCGCCTTGG GCTAGGGGAGGGAACTCTAACAGCCCCAAGTGGGAAAAAGGCTTCTGGACCCCTGACCCATGTGGAGCAGCTGGAGCTGCAGTTAGGGCAAGAGACAGTAGCATGCTCAGCTCAGGTGGTTG ATGATGAGAGTCCTGAATTTTGCCTGGGATTGCAGACACTGGTATCTCTCAAG TGCTGTATTGACCTGGAGCATGGTGTGCTACGGCTGAGATCCCCTTGCCCAGAGCTACCATTCCTGCCTTTCCACCAGGAGCCTGGCCAGTGA